One window of Phycisphaeraceae bacterium genomic DNA carries:
- a CDS encoding ABC transporter permease, whose amino-acid sequence MFRIALRMLFGDRTKYLTLVLSLAFATMLMNQQGAIFLGLLTQATGPLQNVGQADLWVVDPGTDWVAEYRPLSDQKLGRVRSIAGVAWAEPFFSNYAITELRNGQFKRVQIIGLSRTTLAGRPPEMVEGRLEDLWTPDAIIVEIKSKDKLGGIKIGDTMKINDKRAVVVGFCKARQGFESNAIIYTTFDNATRFTPVGRKAISYILVKVKDPAELAEVQKRINALGDVTALTTEEFRQRTMSYITVATGIGFNFGITIALGFVVGLLLSASVFYQFTLENLRQFATLKALGASGWTLSGMVLAQAFVVGIIGYGIGVGLAGAFTIFTVRSESELSAKLPWELLLISLFAMVLTVMLGSVLSLRRVIGVSPGSVFSAVL is encoded by the coding sequence GTGTTCCGCATCGCCTTGCGAATGCTCTTTGGTGATCGCACGAAGTACCTGACTCTGGTGCTCTCGCTCGCGTTCGCCACCATGCTCATGAATCAGCAGGGAGCGATCTTCCTCGGGCTCCTCACGCAGGCGACCGGGCCCTTGCAGAACGTCGGCCAGGCCGATCTCTGGGTCGTCGATCCCGGCACCGACTGGGTCGCGGAATACCGGCCCTTGAGCGACCAGAAGCTCGGGCGCGTCCGCAGCATCGCGGGTGTCGCGTGGGCCGAACCCTTCTTCAGCAACTATGCGATCACCGAACTCCGCAACGGTCAATTCAAACGCGTGCAGATCATCGGCCTTTCGCGCACCACGCTCGCGGGGCGCCCGCCCGAGATGGTCGAGGGACGCCTCGAAGACCTCTGGACGCCCGACGCGATCATCGTCGAGATCAAGAGCAAGGACAAGCTCGGCGGCATCAAGATCGGCGACACGATGAAGATCAACGACAAGCGCGCCGTTGTCGTCGGCTTCTGCAAGGCGAGACAAGGATTCGAGAGCAACGCGATCATTTACACCACGTTCGACAACGCGACGCGGTTCACGCCGGTCGGACGCAAGGCGATCTCGTACATCCTCGTCAAAGTCAAAGACCCGGCGGAACTCGCCGAAGTCCAGAAGCGCATCAACGCGCTCGGCGACGTCACCGCGCTCACGACCGAAGAGTTCCGCCAGCGCACGATGAGCTACATCACCGTCGCGACCGGCATCGGTTTCAACTTCGGGATCACCATCGCACTCGGCTTTGTCGTCGGGCTTCTGCTCTCCGCGAGCGTTTTCTATCAGTTCACTCTCGAGAATCTGCGCCAGTTCGCAACGCTCAAGGCGCTCGGCGCTTCGGGCTGGACGCTCTCGGGCATGGTCCTTGCTCAGGCGTTCGTCGTCGGCATCATCGGTTACGGAATCGGCGTCGGTCTGGCCGGCGCCTTTACCATTTTCACGGTCCGGAGTGAGAGCGAGCTCTCCGCCAAGTTACCGTGGGAGCTGCTCCTGATTTCACTCTTTGCGATGGTGCTCACGGTCATGCTCGGCAGCGTCCTCAGCCTGCGAAGAGTCATCGGCGTCAGCCCCGGCAGCGTGTTCAGTGCGGTCTTGTAG
- a CDS encoding glycosyltransferase family 2 protein, with translation MKMAIVMPVYNESALLERSVDRLLACPLCRDASGREIERLLVMIDDGSTDGTTEVCRRIGERPGVKFEAQSPNAGKGAAVRRGIARALDAGADLIVIHDADLEYDPADHAALVAPLLDGRADAVIGSRFLGHTHRVLYYWHSLANRFITTFSNILTNLNLSDIECCLKAFTSDVAKNMVLKEDRFGIEPEIIARLARMRVGTENRGVRVYEVAVSYAGRTYAEGKKIGWRDGVAALATIIRRNLWD, from the coding sequence ATGAAGATGGCGATCGTGATGCCCGTTTACAACGAATCGGCGCTCCTTGAGCGCTCGGTCGATCGCCTGCTGGCGTGCCCGCTCTGCCGCGATGCGTCGGGCCGGGAGATTGAGCGGCTGCTGGTCATGATCGACGACGGCTCGACCGACGGGACGACCGAGGTCTGCCGCCGGATTGGCGAGCGACCGGGCGTCAAGTTCGAAGCGCAATCTCCCAACGCGGGCAAGGGCGCGGCGGTGCGGCGCGGCATCGCCCGCGCGCTCGACGCCGGGGCCGACTTGATCGTCATCCACGATGCGGACCTTGAGTACGACCCTGCGGACCACGCGGCGCTGGTCGCCCCGCTGCTCGACGGCCGTGCGGACGCGGTGATCGGATCGCGGTTCCTGGGACACACCCACCGAGTCCTGTACTACTGGCACTCGCTCGCCAACCGGTTCATCACCACCTTCAGCAACATCCTGACCAATCTCAATCTCAGCGACATCGAGTGCTGCCTCAAGGCGTTCACTTCCGATGTTGCAAAGAACATGGTGCTCAAGGAAGACCGCTTCGGCATCGAGCCCGAGATCATCGCCCGGCTGGCCCGCATGCGCGTCGGAACCGAGAACCGGGGCGTCCGTGTCTATGAAGTCGCCGTGAGTTATGCCGGGCGCACCTACGCCGAAGGGAAGAAAATCGGCTGGAGGGACGGTGTTGCGGCGCTTGCAACGATCATCCGCAGGAACTTGTGGGACTAA
- a CDS encoding A/G-specific adenine glycosylase — protein sequence MSTRPSRLRETARDRRIVRDLAAWFSKNARALPWRTNPRLAYPSLVSELMLQQTQVSRVLEKFEAFLEKFPTVEVLAAADEAEVLAAWSGLGYYRRARLLHACAKIIVRDHAGTVPDSIEKLVQLPGIGKYTAGAIVSIVFGELAPIVDGNVCRVLQRLDAKRGHASERAVIDWAWSRAGALVALSVRGEQVAQFNEGLMELGATICTPDRPRCGQCPLRSICVASNEQLSGAIPVPKPRARIRRVFHDVIVVWRRDASGKASYLLEQRPANGLWAGLWQPPAREGDKKMPDGPALAAQLGLHDLELESSAPTCSVFCTTHREVHFRTWYATQPTKKPGLRRWIRHDELHTVAISNAHRGLIARCLHR from the coding sequence ATGAGCACCCGTCCGAGTCGGCTACGGGAAACCGCCCGGGACCGACGAATCGTGCGGGATCTGGCCGCGTGGTTCTCGAAGAACGCGAGAGCGCTTCCCTGGCGGACGAACCCACGGCTTGCGTATCCATCGCTGGTCAGCGAACTCATGCTGCAGCAAACGCAGGTTTCGCGCGTGCTCGAGAAATTTGAGGCGTTCCTCGAGAAGTTTCCGACCGTTGAGGTGCTTGCCGCGGCAGACGAGGCCGAAGTGCTCGCGGCGTGGTCCGGGCTGGGCTACTACCGGCGCGCGCGGCTCCTGCACGCGTGCGCGAAAATCATCGTGCGCGATCACGCCGGAACAGTCCCGGATTCCATCGAGAAACTGGTGCAGCTCCCGGGAATCGGAAAGTACACAGCGGGAGCGATCGTGTCGATCGTGTTCGGCGAGCTGGCTCCGATCGTGGACGGCAATGTGTGCCGCGTGCTGCAAAGACTGGATGCGAAGCGGGGGCACGCCAGCGAACGGGCGGTTATCGACTGGGCCTGGTCGCGCGCGGGCGCGCTCGTCGCGTTGTCCGTCCGCGGCGAGCAGGTTGCCCAGTTCAACGAAGGCTTGATGGAACTGGGTGCGACAATCTGCACACCGGACCGCCCGCGGTGCGGCCAATGCCCGCTGCGCTCGATTTGCGTCGCGAGCAATGAGCAATTGTCTGGGGCTATTCCAGTTCCGAAGCCGCGGGCGCGGATTCGGCGAGTCTTTCACGACGTCATCGTTGTGTGGCGGCGCGACGCATCTGGGAAGGCCTCGTATCTGCTCGAGCAGCGTCCGGCAAATGGCCTGTGGGCGGGGCTCTGGCAGCCACCGGCACGGGAAGGGGACAAAAAAATGCCGGACGGGCCCGCGCTCGCCGCGCAGCTCGGGCTCCATGATCTGGAACTGGAGAGCAGCGCTCCAACTTGCAGCGTGTTCTGCACCACGCACCGGGAAGTTCATTTTCGAACGTGGTACGCCACGCAGCCGACGAAGAAGCCGGGTCTTCGACGGTGGATACGACATGATGAACTCCACACGGTGGCAATCAGCAACGCGCATCGCGGGTTAATCGCTCGGTGTCTTCATCGGTGA
- a CDS encoding NifU N-terminal domain-containing protein encodes MGYRVREFQETPNPSAVKIVVDAPISPLEGRSETPRSYRSAESAAQDPLAARLFRVSGVENVLIATDWLTVGKRADATWKSVKGAVEKALAEAE; translated from the coding sequence ATGGGTTATAGAGTGCGAGAGTTCCAGGAAACGCCCAACCCCAGCGCGGTGAAGATCGTCGTCGACGCCCCGATTTCGCCACTGGAAGGTCGCAGCGAGACTCCACGGTCGTATCGGTCTGCGGAATCGGCCGCGCAAGATCCTCTGGCGGCGCGCCTGTTCCGGGTTTCGGGAGTCGAAAACGTGCTCATCGCGACGGACTGGCTGACGGTGGGCAAGCGGGCCGATGCGACGTGGAAATCGGTGAAGGGCGCCGTCGAAAAGGCGCTCGCCGAGGCGGAGTGA
- the cdaA gene encoding diadenylate cyclase CdaA produces the protein MFPTRLNDLFTRLSAYSALVVAFELAIIWVCVYAIVRFVQGTRAAGALKGLLLIGIVAGIAARVLGGAEVFQRIGLLYDRLLAFLAIGLVVIFQPELRRALVRLGETPFFKSSPKEIALVIDEICEACKNLSRARFGAIIVIERSIAVAGAVEGGTPMNAELSARLLQTIFFPGSALHDLAVVVKGKKIAAAGVQLPLAEPDEMPDKRLGSRHRAAVGVSKECDALVVVVSEESGQIRIAERGRLSVMSNSEELEIELKKRLNPQAIKQAIDEAVAAAQAEAAAEDASAANPSNEATNSFEAIGQEQQGDEEFGKGAA, from the coding sequence GTGTTTCCCACTCGCCTCAATGACCTGTTCACGCGCCTCTCGGCCTACTCGGCCCTGGTGGTCGCCTTCGAACTCGCGATCATCTGGGTCTGCGTGTACGCGATCGTGCGCTTCGTGCAGGGAACGCGCGCCGCGGGGGCGCTCAAGGGTCTGCTGCTCATCGGGATCGTCGCGGGCATCGCGGCCCGCGTGCTCGGCGGCGCCGAAGTTTTTCAGCGCATCGGCTTGCTCTATGACCGGCTCCTCGCGTTCCTGGCGATCGGACTGGTCGTCATCTTTCAGCCCGAATTGCGCCGCGCGCTCGTTCGCCTCGGCGAGACCCCGTTTTTCAAATCATCGCCCAAGGAAATCGCCCTCGTCATTGACGAGATCTGCGAGGCGTGCAAGAACCTGAGTCGCGCCCGCTTCGGCGCGATCATCGTCATCGAGCGCTCCATTGCGGTCGCCGGCGCGGTCGAGGGCGGCACGCCGATGAACGCCGAACTGAGCGCGCGGCTGCTCCAGACTATTTTCTTCCCCGGTTCGGCTCTGCACGATCTCGCGGTGGTGGTGAAAGGCAAGAAGATCGCTGCCGCGGGCGTGCAGCTGCCGCTCGCCGAGCCCGACGAGATGCCCGACAAACGGCTGGGCTCACGCCATCGTGCCGCGGTCGGTGTGAGTAAGGAATGCGACGCGCTCGTCGTCGTGGTGAGCGAGGAGTCCGGGCAGATCCGAATCGCCGAACGCGGCCGGCTCTCGGTCATGTCGAATTCCGAAGAACTCGAGATCGAACTTAAGAAGCGGCTCAACCCACAGGCGATCAAACAGGCCATCGACGAAGCGGTTGCCGCGGCCCAAGCAGAAGCCGCCGCGGAAGACGCGTCTGCCGCCAATCCGTCCAACGAGGCGACCAACTCGTTCGAGGCGATCGGTCAAGAACAGCAGGGCGACGAGGAGTTCGGCAAGGGGGCCGCCTGA
- the atpA gene encoding F0F1 ATP synthase subunit alpha has translation MKIKTDEIASVIRQEIQQFATQLEVSEVGRVIEIGDGIARIYGLSNAMAGELLEFQTSEGAVMGQVFNLEEDTVGAVIYGDYKSVKEGDVVKATGRLLEVPVGEALLGRVVDPLGRPIDGMGPINTTEFRKVDIIAPGIAERQPVTEPVQTGIKAIDSMIPIGKGQRELIIGDRKTGKTAVALDTIINQKQYWGTKDAVVCIYVAVGQKESTVAAVVETLRKHGAMDYTIVVTAGASDPAPMQYIAPYSGCAMGEYFMWQGKDAGSKQPKHALCIYDDLSKQAVAYRQLSLLLRRPPGREAFPGDVFYLHSRLLERATKLSDENGAGSLTALPVIETQEGDVSAYIPTNVISITDGQIYLEPELFFSGVRPAINVGISVSRVGGNAQVKGMKKISGSLRLDLAAARELEAFAQLGTELDKATQRQLDRGRRMVELLKQGQYTPFHVTDQIISIFAGTKGYLDDVPVPAVRQFETGLLEYMSTLGKATRDELDQKKALDAGLEKKLEDAIKAYKSTFKAK, from the coding sequence GTGAAGATCAAGACCGACGAGATCGCCAGCGTTATTCGTCAGGAAATCCAGCAGTTCGCCACGCAGCTCGAAGTGTCCGAAGTCGGGCGCGTGATCGAGATCGGCGACGGCATCGCCCGCATCTACGGCCTGTCGAACGCGATGGCCGGCGAACTCCTCGAGTTCCAGACCAGCGAAGGCGCGGTCATGGGTCAGGTCTTCAACCTCGAAGAAGACACCGTCGGCGCGGTCATTTACGGCGACTACAAGTCGGTGAAGGAAGGCGACGTGGTCAAGGCTACGGGCCGCCTGCTCGAAGTGCCGGTCGGCGAGGCGCTGCTCGGCCGCGTGGTCGATCCGCTCGGCCGCCCGATCGACGGCATGGGCCCCATCAACACCACCGAGTTCCGCAAGGTCGACATCATCGCCCCGGGCATCGCCGAGCGTCAGCCCGTGACCGAGCCGGTGCAGACCGGCATCAAGGCGATCGACTCGATGATCCCGATCGGCAAGGGCCAGCGCGAACTGATCATCGGCGACCGTAAGACCGGCAAGACCGCCGTCGCGCTCGACACGATCATCAACCAGAAGCAGTATTGGGGCACGAAAGACGCGGTGGTCTGCATCTACGTCGCCGTCGGCCAGAAGGAATCGACCGTTGCCGCCGTCGTTGAGACGCTCCGCAAGCACGGCGCGATGGACTACACCATCGTCGTCACCGCCGGCGCATCCGACCCGGCCCCGATGCAGTACATCGCGCCCTACTCCGGCTGCGCCATGGGCGAGTACTTCATGTGGCAGGGCAAAGACGCGGGCAGCAAGCAGCCCAAGCACGCGCTCTGCATCTACGACGACTTGTCGAAGCAGGCCGTCGCCTATCGCCAGCTTTCGCTCCTGCTCCGCCGTCCGCCGGGCCGCGAAGCGTTTCCGGGCGACGTGTTCTATTTGCACTCCCGTCTGCTCGAGCGCGCGACCAAGCTCTCGGATGAGAACGGCGCAGGCTCGCTGACCGCGCTCCCCGTCATCGAGACGCAGGAAGGCGACGTCTCGGCGTACATCCCGACCAACGTCATCTCGATCACCGACGGTCAGATCTACCTCGAGCCCGAACTCTTCTTCTCCGGCGTGCGCCCCGCCATCAACGTGGGTATCTCGGTCAGCCGCGTGGGCGGCAACGCCCAGGTGAAGGGCATGAAGAAGATCTCCGGTTCGTTGCGACTCGACCTTGCCGCGGCACGCGAGCTCGAAGCGTTCGCCCAGCTCGGCACCGAACTCGACAAGGCCACGCAGCGCCAGCTCGACCGAGGCCGCCGCATGGTCGAACTGCTCAAGCAGGGTCAGTACACGCCGTTCCACGTGACCGATCAGATCATCTCGATCTTCGCGGGAACCAAGGGCTACCTCGACGACGTGCCGGTCCCGGCGG